Proteins from a single region of Amblyomma americanum isolate KBUSLIRL-KWMA chromosome 10, ASM5285725v1, whole genome shotgun sequence:
- the LOC144108785 gene encoding uncharacterized protein LOC144108785, with protein MCFSNCTPLAIAHRVHTVLDNDKILVMADGEVAEFGPTKELLGDPTSLFHDIARDAGVIPPNGITSPEAAFPAVRPSSSFVAARILNSVPHA; from the exons ATGTGCTTCTCCAACTGCACGCCTCTCGCCATCGCTCACCGCGTCCACACCGTCCTGGACAACGACAA GATCCTCGTGATGGCCGATGGCGAGGTGGCCGAGTTCGGTCCCACAAAGGAGCTCCTGGGAGACCCCACGTCGCTCTTCCACGACATCGCAAGGGACGCGGGCGTCATTCCACCCAACGGAATCACCTCGCCCGAAGCGGCGTTCCCGGCGGTGCGACCAAGCTCGAGCTTCGTGGCAGCCCGGATTCTCAACAGTGTACCACACGCTTAA